The following proteins are co-located in the Verrucomicrobiia bacterium genome:
- a CDS encoding YHYH protein, which produces MKPLLALFLIVVLGASVFADPQLTSWATTNTAQYARIRATTGATPVTTWTGQALPAYSDVQTIMYSTSNVYVYASGLASYIMGPWYLNAAKTMIFPNKPTNQKTIMRFPRFQTPATTTHTLTPGGAMGMYVTGVAMFNMLDGYAYNTTSGSDQQGMIGSGIWERDAAFAELPTFDPANAHQPGSGQYHMHINPIGLRYQLGDNATYTVASDTYTENTNNLHHSPIIAWAFDGYPIYGPYGYSDATNAASGIRRMVSGYIKRDGSYGTSNLNVTGRTTLPYWAQLSQNRTNLTSSQYGPSTTKTADMTGSFALGRYAEDYDYLGDLPTNLTAGAQWDLDRYNGRFCVTPDYPQGMYVYFVTINTNGTPAYPYLLGRQFYGVVSGGTVSSISQAGSITESVTTNFTGGTNTALVVTGINAASDVTLTWSSVQGGTYIVDASTDLVSWAELSPSVTATGITSQNTETAAAQTYAQRFYKVKLSSIASFDP; this is translated from the coding sequence ATGAAACCATTACTGGCTCTCTTCCTCATAGTCGTATTGGGCGCATCCGTGTTTGCTGATCCGCAATTGACTTCGTGGGCCACCACAAATACCGCGCAATATGCCCGCATCCGCGCCACGACAGGCGCGACCCCGGTCACCACCTGGACAGGACAGGCGTTGCCCGCGTATTCCGACGTACAGACGATCATGTACTCCACCAGCAACGTATACGTCTACGCGAGTGGGCTCGCCAGTTACATCATGGGCCCGTGGTATCTCAACGCGGCCAAGACAATGATCTTTCCCAATAAGCCGACCAACCAAAAAACGATCATGCGCTTCCCGCGTTTCCAGACGCCCGCGACCACCACGCACACACTCACCCCGGGCGGCGCGATGGGGATGTATGTCACCGGGGTAGCCATGTTCAATATGCTGGATGGCTACGCCTACAACACCACGTCCGGCTCCGACCAACAGGGGATGATCGGCAGCGGCATCTGGGAACGCGACGCCGCGTTCGCCGAGCTTCCGACATTCGACCCGGCCAACGCGCACCAGCCAGGCAGCGGCCAGTATCACATGCACATCAACCCAATCGGGCTGCGCTACCAACTCGGTGACAACGCGACCTACACCGTCGCCAGCGATACCTACACCGAGAACACCAACAACCTCCATCATTCGCCGATTATCGCCTGGGCCTTCGACGGCTATCCGATTTATGGCCCGTACGGTTATTCGGATGCCACGAACGCCGCGTCCGGCATTCGTCGCATGGTCTCCGGTTACATCAAACGCGACGGCTCCTATGGCACGTCGAACCTCAATGTTACCGGCCGAACAACCTTGCCCTATTGGGCGCAACTTTCGCAGAACCGCACGAACCTCACGTCCTCGCAATATGGCCCGAGCACGACAAAGACCGCCGACATGACCGGCTCCTTTGCGTTGGGCCGTTACGCGGAAGACTACGATTACCTTGGCGACCTGCCGACGAACCTCACCGCCGGCGCACAGTGGGACCTTGACCGATACAACGGACGATTCTGCGTCACACCCGATTATCCCCAAGGGATGTATGTCTACTTCGTCACCATCAATACAAACGGTACTCCCGCTTACCCGTACCTCCTCGGTCGCCAATTCTACGGCGTCGTCAGCGGTGGGACGGTCAGCAGCATCTCCCAAGCGGGCAGCATCACCGAATCGGTCACAACAAACTTCACGGGTGGCACAAACACGGCGTTAGTTGTTACCGGCATCAATGCCGCCAGTGACGTAACGCTTACCTGGAGCAGCGTACAAGGCGGCACCTACATTGTCGACGCGTCGACCGATCTGGTTAGTTGGGCCGAACTGAGTCCGTCCGTCACCGCCACGGGCATCACGTCGCAGAATACCGAAACGGCCGCCGCACAGACCTACGCGCAACGCTTTTATAAGGTGAAACTCTCTTCGATCGCATCGTTTGATCCGTGA